Within Sphingomonas morindae, the genomic segment CGCGCCTATCGTCCCGGCCTGCTCCATGTCGAGGCCGAGCTGGACCGCAATCTCTGGGTGCTCGGGCCGGATGCCGAGCGCGCGACGATCCGCGCGCAGCTGCCCGCCATGCGCGCGGCGGTGGCGCAGGATTATGCGCGCGACTATATGCAGGCGTGGGACGCCGTGGTCGCCACGCCGCAGCCGGGGCGCTATTTCGCGGACCGCGCCGGGCTGGCCGCCCTGGTCCGCACGCCCTCGCCACTTGCCGCGCTGCTGCGCGAGGTGCGGCGCAACACCCAGCTCGACCAGACCGAGGCGGCGGGCGGGGCGGCGGGCGATGCCCGCGACGCGGCGGCGCAGATCGCCGCCCATTTCGCCGATCTCGATCGCTTCGCCGGGGCGCCGGTGGACGGGCTGGTCGGCGCGATCCGCCAGGCCGCCGCCGCCACCACCGCCACCGCCGTGCCGGGCGCGGCGCTGGATGGCGGCGCGGTGCAGGGCCGGCTCGCCGGCGCGCTCGGCGATCTTTCGGCCGCCGGGCTCGACGCCCCCGCCGCGCTCCAGCCCTTTGTCGCCGGCGCGCTGCGCGGCGGCCAGGGCGCGGCGGCGCGCACCGCCGACGCCACGCTCAACCAGGCCTATGCCGCGACCGTCCGCCCCGCCTGCCTCGATGCGCGCCGGGGCGGCTATCCCTTTGTGCGCGAGGCGCGGCAGGATGCCGGCCTGGCCGATGTCCAGCGCGTCTGGGGCGCCAATGGCGCGGTCGACGGCTTTGTCCGCGATCGGCTGGCGCCGCTGCTGGTGACGGGCACGCGGACCTGGCGCTGGCGCGCGGATGATCCGGTGGCGGCGCGCTTCGCCCCGGCCAGCGCTATGGCCTTTCAGAAGGCGGCCGCGCTGCGCGATCTGCTGGCGGGCGGCGTGACGCTGAGCGTCACTTTGGCCGGGCTGGGCCCTGGCCTCGACGCGGTCGAGCTCGCCTCGGGCGGCACCAGCTATCGGCTCGACCGCAAGGATGCCACGCCGCACGTGCTGATCTGGGCGCCGACCGCGCTGCCCGAGGCGCATGTCGCGCTGCTCGGCGGCGGCGCGCGGGTGCTGCGGCGCGACGCGGCGACGGGGCCCTGGGCGCTTTTCCACCTGCTCGACGCCGCCCATCTCCAGCCGGCCGGGCCGGGCGCGATGCTCGCCAGCTTTGGCGAGGGCGATCGCACGGCGCGGCTGCTGCTCCGCCTCTCGGGCCCCGGCGATGCGCTCGCGCCCGACGGCCCGTTCGCGATCCGCTGTCCGGAGCGGCTATGACCGGCGCGCACGCCTTTCTCGGCGGCAAGCTCCCCGCTCATGGCGACTTTGTGTGGCGGATGCCGCCCGGCCAGCGCCGCGCCTGGGAGGCGCGCTGCCTCGCCACGATGGAGCGGGCGGCAGCGGCGGGTGCCGCAGGCGCGGCCTGGCTCTCGGCCCAGCCCGCGCAGGGCTTTCTGCTCGCGCCCGGCCTGGACGAGCCCTTCTGGCAGGCGGGGGCGGCGGCACCCTCGCAGGATCGCGCCGGACGGCTCTTCCCGCTCGTGCTGGGCTGGCGGCGAGCGGCGCTGTGGGACGAGGCGACGGCGCTAGCGCTGGCGGAGCGCGCGCTTCAGGGGCTGCGCCACGCGATCGTGGCGGGCGGCGCGGCGGACGCGGTGCTCGCCGCGCTGGACGCGGAAGCGGCGACGACGCCCGAACGGATTGAAGGACTTCTTGTCCGCGACTGGGACGCCGCGTGGCGCCCGCCGGCCGCGGCGACCAGACTATGCGGAAGGACGCGCTGATGGGACTGATGCTTCGCTACGAGCAGGGCGTGCGCACGCATGTCGGCCGGGTGCGCAAGATCAACGAGGATTCGGTGCTCGCCCGGCCGCGCGACGGCCTGTGGGCGATCGCCGATGGCATGGGCGGCCATGCGCGCGGCCAATGGGCGTCGGCGACGATCGTCCGCGCGCTCGACGGCGTCGTCCTGCCCGATGCGTTCGACGACGCGGTCGCGGCGGTGACGGCGACGCTCGAGGCCGCCAATGCGGAGATCTGCCGCGCGGGCCATGAGGCGGGCGGGGCGATCGGCTCGACCGTGGTCGCGCTGCTGATCCGCGACGACCGCTACGCCGTGCTCTGGGCCGGAGATAGCCGCGCCTATCGCTGCCGCGACCGGCTGCTGGCCGGGCTCACCACCGATCATTCGCAGGTGGAGCAGATGGTCGCGTCCGGCCTGCTCGAGCGCGACGAGGCGGACAATCATCCCATGGCCCATGTGCTGTCGCGCGCGGTCGGCGTGCGCGAGACGCTGCTGCTGGACCGGATCGAGGGCGATGTCGCGGCCGGCGACGTCTTCCTGCTGTGCAGCGACGGGCTGAGCCGGCTCGTCTCTCCGCTCGAGATCGAGACCCGGCTCATCGATACGCCGCCCGCCATTGTGGCGGGCGCGCTGATCGCCTGCGCGCTCGAGCGCGGCGCGCCGGACAATGTCAGCGTCGCCGTGATCGGATGCGACGCGACCACGCTGGTCGAGCTCGGCCAGCGGCCGGCGGGCGAGGGCAAAGGCGAACGCGCCACATGGTAGCGCGACCGGACCGACCGTCCGCGTCGGGCGCGATCGTCCGCACCCGCTCGCCGCCTTATGCCGGCGGCCTGTATCTGGCGGAGTGAGCGCTCAGCCCGGCGGCGGGCGGCGGCCCTTCATCTCGGCCACCTGATCCTCATAGGCGCGGCGGAACTCGCGGGCGAACAGATCCATGAACGCCTCGTCCGCACCGCGCACCACGCCCTCGAACTCGGCTTCATAGGCGCGCCACAAGGCGGCGTCGGCCGCGCCGGGCCGCAGCCGCGCGCGCCAGCCGCCGGCCGGCTGGCGCGCGCGGATCGCGGCCGGAGAGAACCGCGCCAGCGTCTCCGCCAGCGCGCCGCGCATCGCGCCGAGCGTCGCCATCTGGTGCGCCTGGAGATCCTGGAACGCATCCTCCACCGCGCGCGCGGCGGGCATGAAGCCGGGTTCGGCCGGGGCGAGCAGCTGCCGCAAAGCGCGCTCGGGCGCGCGCACGAACTTCAGCGGATTATTGCCCTCCAGTTCGAGGCTGGTGCCCTGCAGGCCGAGCTGCGCCTTGGCGCGCGCGCGGGCATCCACCATCAGCACCAGGCCGGACACGAGCTGGCGCAGCAGCGCGCCGGCGGTGGCGAGCAGCGGTGCCGGTGGCGTGTCCAGCGCCTCCGGCGTCAGGCCCAGCCCGGCGACGAACTGCGCCCAGCCGCCCTCCGGCGGCGCAGCGGCGGCGGGGGAAGCGGCGGGGGCGGCCGGACGCGGCGCGGCCGGCGCTTCGGGTGCGAGCGGCCGGTCGGCGGCGAGGGCTGCCGGCGGCGCGCTGAAACCGCCTTGCGACCAGTCGATGTCGCTCTCGCGGGCAAGCTGGCCCCAGAGATCGACGGCCGAAGGCGGCGCCGCGGCGGCGGGCGCGCTCGACCAGGCCGAGGGCAGCGCGAGCGGCGCCGGCGTATCCCAGCCGCCTCCATCCGCGACCGGCGGGGTGAGCGGCGGCGCCGCCGCGGGCGAGGTCGGCGTGTCCGGCCACGCGCTCCAGGCGGCGGGCGCCGGCTCCGCTTCCGATCCCGCTTCCGGAGGCGCGGTCGCGGCGGCATCCGGCGCCGACAGGCTGGCGTGGATCGCATAGGCGCCGATGTCCAGCCGATCGCCGTCGCGGATCGGATGCGGCGCGGTCAGCCGCGTCTCGGCGCCGTTGACGAAGGTGCCGTTGGTGCTGCGATCCACCAGCAGATAGGTTCCGTCGCGATAGCTGATCTCGCAATGCCGCGCCGAAACATGGTTGCGCGGATCGGGCAGGCACCAATCGGCATGGGTGGAGCGTCCGATCAGCGCGCCGTGGCGATCGAGCCGGAAGCAGGCGGGCTGGCCATTGTCGAGCGTGTCGCGGCCGGCGATGGTGAGCGTGAGGGTCATGGCTGATGTCCCTGGCGGGCGAGGAGAAGACCGGCGTCGAGCGCGGCCGCCCGCGCGGCCGGCGGATCGGCCTGTTCGGCGGCGGCGGCGAGCACCGCGCCAGCCACGAAACGTCCGGCGGTGGCGCGCGGCGCGGCGAAGGGGGGCGCCCCGTCCGGCGCCAGCGAGCCGCCGGCGGTGAAGGCGGCGAAGGCGCACAGGCGCGCGGGGCTGGCGGCGGGGCGCGCCGCCGCCACCGCGCCGGCGGCGCGGCGATGGGCTTCCGATGGATCGCGCAGCCACGCGGTCACCGCCGCCAGCAGCGCCGGATCGGGGGCGCGGCCCTGTGACGCCACCATGCGCGCGGCCCAGGCGACCGCCTCGAACCGGGGCAGCGCCTGGGCGAGAAAGCGGATCGCGTCGCGATCACGCCCCGCCGCGCGCAGCGCCTCGAAGAAGCGGGGCGGCGGCGCCCGCTCGTCCGGCTGGGGCGGCCAGCCGAGCAGCGCCGTGATCTGGCCGGCCTCGGTCCAGATGGTGGCGGGCCAGTCGCTCACAGGATGGTCAGCGCGCCGCCGAGCAGGTTCAGCATCGCCTCCCCCGCCAGCGTGGCGACGCTGCCGTTCAGCGTCATCACCGTCTCGGCCTCGGCGGTGATGGTGAGGCCGTTCATCGCCAGCCCCATCTCGGTGAGCGAAATCACCGAAGGCCCGACCGTGAGCGTGATGCCGAGCGGCGTGATGGTGAGGCTGTTGGGGCCGACACGCAGGCTGATGCTCTTCGCCGCCTCAATCGTGGCGGCGCCCTGCGCCACCGTCAGCCGATGATCGCCGGTGGTGACGCGGGTCTCGTCGTCGCGGTGCACCGTGGCGGTGCGGTCGCGTCCGATGCGCGCGGCATCGTCGAGCAGCACCTCCACCAGCCGATCGCGCTGGGCGCGCAGATAGACCTGCTCGGCGCCACCGCGATCCTCGAACATCAGCTCGTTATAGCCCGGTCCGGCGGGGGTGGCGGCGGCGCCGGCATAGCTGCCCGAGGCGCCGATGCTGCGCGAGCGGAACAGCGCACGGGTGCGGTGCGCGGGCAGATCATAGGGGTGGAGATGCTCCGAATTATAGACGCGGCCGGTGACGATCGGGCGATCCGGATTGCCATCGAGAAAGGAGACGATCACCTCCTGCCCGGTGCGCGGCAGCGCGACATGGCCGAAGCCCGATCCCGCCGAGCCCTGGGCGACGCGCAGCCAGCAGGATCGCGCCGCGAGCGGCGCCTCGTCGGGCCGGCCCCAGAGAAAGCGCACGCGGACCCGGCCGAGCGGATCGGCCGCGCCGTCATCGGCGCCGCCCGCCATGATGATCGCCGTCTCCGGCCCGGCGCTGGGGCGCGGCGTGCGGTGCGGCGCGCGCCACTTGGTTTCGGCGGGCACCGCCTCGATCGCGACGCGCCGCGCCTCGGCGGGATTGCCCGAGCGATAGGGTTCGGCGTCGAGGCTGTAGCGGAGCGACGTGATCAGAAACGTCTCGCCCCGGCCGAAGGCGGCATCCGAATCGAGCCGGAAACGGCCGCCGCAGTGCAGCCCGATGGCATCGCCGGCGCCGCTGTAGCGGCGCTGCTCGGCACGCGCCGCCTCCAGCCGCACCCGCGCCCAGTGCGCCGCCAGCGCCTCGTCCACGAAATCGCCGCTATACTCGTGATCGTCCTGGCCGTCGGCGGCGTTGCGCGCGGCGCTCTCGGCGGTGCCGTGGCGCGTCTCGCTGGTCTGATAGTCGAAGCTCTGGAGCAGGACGCGCGTCTCGCCGCCACTCGTCACCGCTTCCTGCCATGTCCACAGGCTCTCGGCGAGGCCGCCGCTGCGGCCCGACCAGTCCGGACGGAGCTTGATCGTCTCATAGCCGGGCGCGGGCTGGTGCGCGCCGGGGCCATCGGCCAGCACCAGCACATGCTCGTCCCGCTCATGGCGGAAATAATAGTAAATGCCTTCGCGCTCCATCAATCGGGAGAGGAAGGCGAAGTCGCTTTCACGATATTGGGTGCAATAAGGCCAGGGCTGATAGCTGTTCTGGAGCTTGCCATAGTCAACCCGGCGGCTTTGCCCTTCCAGCACGACGCGCGCAATTTCGACCACGGTCTTCTGCTCGAATATCCGATAGGCACGATTATGCTCCAGCAGATGCAGCCAGGGCCGCAGGATGAGGCGGTAGTGGAAGCCCTGGTCTTCCTGCCGCAGATAGAGCGCTTCGATCAGCAGCGCGTGGAAGAAGCGCACCGAGCGCTCCAGCTCGAACACCTCGATCGAAGCGGGCTTGCCGAGATGGGGCAGGAAATCCACCCGGTCCTCCAGCACGACCTCGGCCTCGATCGTGAACAGGCCGCTCAGCCTTTCGGTCGCCTCGAAGTGGATCAGCCGGATCGGGGCGCCGGCGTCGAGCGTGATTTCGGCCTGGCGCTTCACGCGGCGCGCCCTCCCGCCGGGTTACATTTGTCGCGATTGCGTCGATTGAAGGCGGGGCGGACCCGATTAAAGCGGGGCGCATCCGCACTCAGCCCAGAAGGGAGCAGGGCATGACGCCCGATCTCGAGACGCTTCTCGCGCCCGTGCCCGGCGACGATCCCGCCGGCCCCGATCTCGCCTATGATCCTCAGCGCCACCTCATCGAACAGGCGTTCGACACGCCGGTTTCGATCGATGCCTCGGGGCAGGCGGCCGATGCGCCGGACCTTGACTGGCGCACCATCATCGCCGCGATCGTCGCGCAGAGCGCGCGCACCAAGGATGTGTGGCTGCCCGTCTATCTCTGCCGCGCGGGGGCGCGGGCGGGCGATCTCGCGACGGTGGCCTGCGGCGCGCAGGCGCTGGCGGGTCTGCTGGAACGCTATTGGGAGACGGCGCATCCAAGGCTGGAAGACTATGGCTTCGCCGCCCGGCGCGGCGCCTGCGACACGCTCACCAGCTATCGCGAGTTCCTCGCCCCGCTGGAACGGCTCGTGCTGGTGGATCATGCCCGGCTGGGCCGCTTCACCGCCGCCGATCTGATCCGGCTCGCGCGCGGTGGCGAGACCGAGCCGGGCTATGGTCCGTTCCGCGCCGCGCTGGACGAAGCCGGCCTCGCCCCGCTGACCGACGCCATGGCCCACCTGATCGCGCTGCGCGAGGCGCTGCGGGCCACCGATCGGCTGCTCATGGCGCATGCGGGCAGCGATACGGGCACCAATTTCGCCGCGCTCTACGCCTGGCT encodes:
- the tagF gene encoding type VI secretion system-associated protein TagF — protein: MTGAHAFLGGKLPAHGDFVWRMPPGQRRAWEARCLATMERAAAAGAAGAAWLSAQPAQGFLLAPGLDEPFWQAGAAAPSQDRAGRLFPLVLGWRRAALWDEATALALAERALQGLRHAIVAGGAADAVLAALDAEAATTPERIEGLLVRDWDAAWRPPAAATRLCGRTR
- a CDS encoding PP2C family protein-serine/threonine phosphatase, encoding MGLMLRYEQGVRTHVGRVRKINEDSVLARPRDGLWAIADGMGGHARGQWASATIVRALDGVVLPDAFDDAVAAVTATLEAANAEICRAGHEAGGAIGSTVVALLIRDDRYAVLWAGDSRAYRCRDRLLAGLTTDHSQVEQMVASGLLERDEADNHPMAHVLSRAVGVRETLLLDRIEGDVAAGDVFLLCSDGLSRLVSPLEIETRLIDTPPAIVAGALIACALERGAPDNVSVAVIGCDATTLVELGQRPAGEGKGERATW
- the tagH gene encoding type VI secretion system-associated FHA domain protein TagH; the encoded protein is MTLTLTIAGRDTLDNGQPACFRLDRHGALIGRSTHADWCLPDPRNHVSARHCEISYRDGTYLLVDRSTNGTFVNGAETRLTAPHPIRDGDRLDIGAYAIHASLSAPDAAATAPPEAGSEAEPAPAAWSAWPDTPTSPAAAPPLTPPVADGGGWDTPAPLALPSAWSSAPAAAAPPSAVDLWGQLARESDIDWSQGGFSAPPAALAADRPLAPEAPAAPRPAAPAASPAAAAPPEGGWAQFVAGLGLTPEALDTPPAPLLATAGALLRQLVSGLVLMVDARARAKAQLGLQGTSLELEGNNPLKFVRAPERALRQLLAPAEPGFMPAARAVEDAFQDLQAHQMATLGAMRGALAETLARFSPAAIRARQPAGGWRARLRPGAADAALWRAYEAEFEGVVRGADEAFMDLFAREFRRAYEDQVAEMKGRRPPPG
- a CDS encoding DUF6931 family protein, with translation MSDWPATIWTEAGQITALLGWPPQPDERAPPPRFFEALRAAGRDRDAIRFLAQALPRFEAVAWAARMVASQGRAPDPALLAAVTAWLRDPSEAHRRAAGAVAAARPAASPARLCAFAAFTAGGSLAPDGAPPFAAPRATAGRFVAGAVLAAAAEQADPPAARAAALDAGLLLARQGHQP
- a CDS encoding type VI secretion system Vgr family protein, whose product is MKRQAEITLDAGAPIRLIHFEATERLSGLFTIEAEVVLEDRVDFLPHLGKPASIEVFELERSVRFFHALLIEALYLRQEDQGFHYRLILRPWLHLLEHNRAYRIFEQKTVVEIARVVLEGQSRRVDYGKLQNSYQPWPYCTQYRESDFAFLSRLMEREGIYYYFRHERDEHVLVLADGPGAHQPAPGYETIKLRPDWSGRSGGLAESLWTWQEAVTSGGETRVLLQSFDYQTSETRHGTAESAARNAADGQDDHEYSGDFVDEALAAHWARVRLEAARAEQRRYSGAGDAIGLHCGGRFRLDSDAAFGRGETFLITSLRYSLDAEPYRSGNPAEARRVAIEAVPAETKWRAPHRTPRPSAGPETAIIMAGGADDGAADPLGRVRVRFLWGRPDEAPLAARSCWLRVAQGSAGSGFGHVALPRTGQEVIVSFLDGNPDRPIVTGRVYNSEHLHPYDLPAHRTRALFRSRSIGASGSYAGAAATPAGPGYNELMFEDRGGAEQVYLRAQRDRLVEVLLDDAARIGRDRTATVHRDDETRVTTGDHRLTVAQGAATIEAAKSISLRVGPNSLTITPLGITLTVGPSVISLTEMGLAMNGLTITAEAETVMTLNGSVATLAGEAMLNLLGGALTIL
- a CDS encoding ImpA family type VI secretion system protein, with product MTPDLETLLAPVPGDDPAGPDLAYDPQRHLIEQAFDTPVSIDASGQAADAPDLDWRTIIAAIVAQSARTKDVWLPVYLCRAGARAGDLATVACGAQALAGLLERYWETAHPRLEDYGFAARRGACDTLTSYREFLAPLERLVLVDHARLGRFTAADLIRLARGGETEPGYGPFRAALDEAGLAPLTDAMAHLIALREALRATDRLLMAHAGSDTGTNFAALYAWLDSLEAALRHVLPQDEPEATDAGTEDAEADPAVPAGAGAAAARPGRIGSREDVVRALDAVIGYYRAQEPGSPVPLLLERAKHWVALDFMAVLEDIAPAALADAGALLQSRLGA